The proteins below come from a single Argentina anserina chromosome 1, drPotAnse1.1, whole genome shotgun sequence genomic window:
- the LOC126789236 gene encoding methylthioribose-1-phosphate isomerase, translating into MALVLNFSDARESGNSLQAICYKRGSLQLLDQTKLPLQSTYLNIRDSTDGWHAIKDMVVRGAPAIAIAAALSLAVEVFNLEDFNGTPDEASSFIVMKLEYLVSSRPTAVNLSDAATKLKQIATKVAASASEYKCVFEAYIEASEMMLKEDVETNRAIGSHGATFIQRHLENNMRISMLTHCNTGSLATAGYGTALGVIRSLHTEGVLERAYCTETRPFNQGSRLTAYELVHDNIPATLIADSAAAALMKDGKVNAVVVGADRVASNGDTANKIGTYSLAVSAKYHNIPFFVAAPLTSVDLSLSSGGEIVIEERSPKELLNTRGGLGEQVAASGISVWNPAFDVTPASLISGIITEKGVITKKGTDDFDIKDFVQKA; encoded by the exons ATGGCGCTGGTATTGAACTTCTCCGACGCAAGAGAATCCGGCAACTCACTCCAGGCCATCTGCTACAAGCGCGGCTCGCTTCAATTACTCGATCAG ACGAAGCTCCCTCTGCAAAGTACGTACTTGAATATCCGGGACTCTACAGATGGATG GCATGCGATTAAAGACATGGTAGTGAGGGGAGCGCCGGCGATTGCTATAGCGGCGGCGCTGTCGTTGGCGGTGGAGGTGTTTAATCTGGAGGACTTTAATGGAACGCCGGATGAAGCTTCGTCTTTCATTGTGATGAAGCTTGAGTATTTAGTATCTAG CCGGCCGACGGCTGTGAACCTTTCGGATGCTGCGACTAAGTTGAAGCAGATTGCAACCAAGGTGGCCGCGAGTGCTTCGGAGTACAAGTGTGTGTTTGAG GCGTACATTGAAGCTTCTGAGATGATGCTCAAGGAGGATGTTGAGACAAACAGAGCTATAGGTTCTCATGGAGCTACGTTTATCCAGCGTCACCTTGAGAACAATATGAGGATTTCGATGTTGACTCATTGCAACACTGGCAG CCTTGCAACAGCTGGTTATGGTACTGCTCTTGGCGTTATACGTTCACTTCATACCGAAGGAGTTTTAGAAAGGGCTTATTGCACTGAGACACGCCCATTCAACCAA GGATCAAGACTCACAGCATATGAGTTAGTGCATGACAACATACCCGCCACTCTTATAGCAGATTCGGCTGCAGCTGCATTAATGAAGGATGGAAAGGTGAATGCCGTGGTTGTTGGAGCAGATCGTGTGGCTTCAAATG GTGACACAGCTAACAAGATCGGAACCTACAGTCTTGCTGTCAGTGCAAAGTACCATAACATACCGTTCTTTGTGGCTGCACCACTCACTTCTGTTGACTTATCTCTTTCTTCTGGAGGAGAGATAGTAATAGAGGAAAGATCCCCAAAGGAATTGTTGAACACACGTGGAGGACTCGGAGAACAAGTTGCTGCATCTGGAATCTCTGTCTGGAACCCAGCCTTCGATGTCACTCCTGCTAGCTTGATATCCGGCATCATAACAGAAAAG GGAGTCATCACAAAAAAGGGTACTGACGATTTTGACATAAAGGATTTTGTTCAAAAGGCCTGA
- the LOC126782974 gene encoding protein trichome birefringence-like 16, translated as MKGGLNGLKGRQISLVTIVLMSTTILMWAWLKTPLLTSLVPVETRLQVSPELRDVVVDRSEQELHVGKGVAALAGRDAREEESGVELETPLDSGQDSHKSDGISSERVRNGVEDKGIILTSNKVSSIVGEEASKVEERTSVDREHNEKAEEKNSDLQKPTDLSYTNISDGGNREDKLSTHLENPGCNYAKGKWVVGDKQPVYSGFGCKQWLSGMWACRLTQRTDFAYEMLRWQPKDCQMEEFEGSKFLKRMQDKTLAFVGDSLGRQQFQSLMCMVTGGNERNDVIDVGMEYGIAQARGDARPSGWAFRFPRTNTTILYYWSASLCDVQPVNPADPATDYAMHLDRPPAFLVQYLHKFDVVVLNTGHHWNRGKLKANRWVMYVGGEPNKDRKIAMIWKAKNLTVHSVVNWVNSQLPKYPGLKVFYRSISPRHFVGGDWNTGGSCDNTKPMSVGKEVLQDESSDESAAGAVKGTGVKLLDITALSQLRDEGHISRFRMTAKPGMQDCLHWCLPGVPDTWNEILFNQI; from the exons ATGAAAGGAGGGTTGAATGGATTGAAGGGTAGACAAATCTCGCTTGTTACTATAGTGTTAATGTCGACAACTATTCTTATGTGGGCATGGCTGAAAACCCCGCTTCTTACTTCCTTGGTTCCTGTCGAAACACGGCTGCAGGTGTCTCCAG AACTGAGGGATGTTGTTGTAGATAGGTCGGAACAAGAGCTGCATGTAGGCAAGGGTGTAGCGGCATTAGCAGGGAGGGATGCCCGGGAAGAAGAGTCTGGTGTGGAGTTGGAAACTCCACTAGATTCCGGACAGGACTCTCATAAAAGCGATGGGATCAGTAGTGAGCGAGTGAGAAATGGTGTTGAGGACAAGG GGATTATTCTAACATCAAACAAAGTTTCCAGTATAGTTGGTGAAGAAGCGTCAAAGGTAGAAGAGAGGACGTCAGTTGATAGAGAACACAATGAAAAAGCAGAAGAAAAGAATTCAGACCTACAAAAACCAACAGATCTTTCTTATACAAATATCTCTGATGGTGGAAACCGCGAGGATAAATTATCTACTCATTTGGAAAATCCAG GTTGCAATTATGCAAAAGGAAAATGGGTTGTAGGTGATAAGCAGCCAGTATATTCTGGGTTTGGATGTAAGCAGTGGCTGTCAGGGATGTGGGCTTGCCGGTTGACACAGCGCACAGATTTTGCCTATGAGATGCTACGATGGCAGCCGAAAGACTGTCAAATGGAAGAATTTGAAGGATCTAAGTTCTTAAAAAG GATGCAAGACAAAACCCTAGCTTTTGTTGGAGATTCATTGGGTCGACAGCAGTTCCAATCTCTAATGTGCATGGTTACAGGTGGGAATGAGAGGAATGATGTCATAGATGTGGGAATGGAGTATGGGATAGCCCAAGCACGTGGCGATGCCCGCCCTAGTGGGTGGGCTTTTCGGTTCCCAAGAACTAACACTACCATCCTCTATTACTGGTCCGCAAGCCTCTGTGATGTACAGCCTGTTAATCCAGCAGACCCAGCCACTGATTATGCCATGCACCTTGATCGACCCCCAGCATTCTTGGTCCAATATCTTCACAAATTTGATGTTGTGGTCCTCAATACAGGGCACCACTGGAATCGTGGGAAGCTCAAAGCTAACCGCTGGGTAATGTATGTTGGAGGAGAGCCAAACAAGGACAGGAAGATAGCGATGATTTGGAAGGCCAAGAATTTGACAGTCCACAGTGTTGTTAATTGGGTGAACTCACAGCTCCCAAAATATCCAGGTCTCAAAGTATTTTACCGATCCATCTCGCCTAGGCATTTTGTTGGTGGGGACTGGAATACAGGAGGAAGCTGTGACAACACCAAGCCCATGTCAGTAGGAAAGGAAGTATTGCAAGATGAGTCCAGTGATGAATCTGCTGCGGGCGCAGTAAAGGGAACAGGGGTTAAGCTCCTGGACATAACAGCTCTATCACAGCTACGGGATGAGGGTCATATCTCTCGGTTCAGAATGACAGCCAAACCGGGCATGCAAGATTGTCTGCATTGGTGCCTACCTGGTGTTCCTGATACATGGAATGAAATTCTGTTTAACCAAATCTAG
- the LOC126794080 gene encoding uncharacterized protein LOC126794080: protein MAVEGWDLQEQAVHPEGGFFYETFRDISIVLPLCQLPPDYKVERLVSTSIYFLLPAGNVSRLYRIPCAETWHFYLGEPLTVMELNEVDGKVKLTTLGPNFIGEDQQPQYTVPPNVWFGAFPTKDFNISPDGTVTQAAPRDSETHYSLVGCTCAPAFQFQDFELAKRSEVIKNFPDSEPLITLLTDPEKA from the exons ATGGCGGTGGAAGGGTGGGATCTTCAGGAGCAAGCTGTG CACCCAGAAGGTGGTTTCTTTTATGAAACATTTAGAGACATTTCTATTGTCCTACCCTTGTGTCAGCTCCCACCAGACT ACAAGGTTGAACGACTTGTGAGTACATCTATTTACTTCTTGCTTCCTGCTGGGAATGTTTCACGCCTTTATCGCATACCATGTGCAGAAACATGGCATTTCTACCTGGGAGAGCCTCTTACG GTAATGGAGCTGAATGAGGTAGATGGAAAAGTCAAACTTACAACCCTTGGACCCAATTTCATTGGAGAGGATCAGCAACCCCAGTACACAGTGCCTCCAAATGTTTGGTTTGGTGCATTTCCTACAAAAGACTTCAACATTTCACCAGATGGGACTGTAACACAAGCTGCTCCAAGGGATTCCGAGACCCACTACTCTCTTGTGGGATGCACTTGTGCTCCAGCTTTTCAGTTCCAGGATTTTGAGCTGGCAAAACGCTCAGAGGTCATCAAAAACTTCCCTGATAGTGAGCCTCTTATAACATTGCTAACAGATCCTGAAAAAGCATAG
- the LOC126786930 gene encoding sm-like protein LSM1B — MSWAGPEDSLLTTSLASYLDKKLLFLLRDGRKILGLLRSFDQFANVVLEGACERVIVGELYCDIPLGLYVIRGENVVLIGELELNKEELPPHMTPVPEAEIKRAQKAERDASDLKGSMRKRMEFLDFD, encoded by the exons ATGTCGTGGGCAGGCCCAGAAGACTCTCTCCTCACTACTTCTCTCGCGAGCTATCTTGACA AAaagcttcttttcttattgCGAGATGGGCGAAAAATTTTGGGGTTACTAAGGTCTTTTGACCAATTTG CTAATGTTGTACTTGAAGGTGCATGTGAACGGGTTATTGTCGGTGAACTTTACTGTGACATCCCATTAGGTCTGTATGTAATCCGTGGGGAGAATGTTGTATTAATTGGAGAACTG GAATTGAATAAGGAGGAGCTTCCCCCACATATGACTCCGGTTCCCGAAGCAGAGATAAAAAGG GCTCAGAAAGCAGAGAGGGATGCTTCAGACTTAAAAGGCTCCATGAGAAAAAGAATGGAGTTTCTTGATTTCGATTAA